The window GTACCCGGATCACTGGAAAACCAGCACCGCGTGGGGGACGGGCTGGATCGCCGAGCACGGCGCGGCGGCCGCGAAGATCGGAAAGCCCGTCTATCTCGGGGAGTTCGGGCTCGTCGACAAGGCGACCCGTATGCCGGTGTACGACGAATGGCTGCGAACGATCCGCCATTCCGGTGTGGACGGTGCGCTCTACTGGATTCTGTCGGCTGAGCAGGATGACGGCACGCTGTACGCGGACTACGACGGCTTCACCGTCTACTGTCCAAGCCCCGTCTGCACGCTCATGAGCGCGCACGCGAAGCTCGCTCCCGCGTCGCTTGCGGGCGCGAAGACGCTGCTCCAAACGATCGCCGACAACGATGCGATCACCGTGGAGCGCGATACGACAGCGGTGGTCGACGTGCTGGCCAACGACGTATCCCTCACGCTGCCGCTTCGGAAGAGCACGCTGGACCTCGACCCCGCAGCTCGAGGACGACAAACCTCTGTCGCGCTGCCCGGCGGATCGCTTGCAATCACCGCTCCGGGCGTGGTCACCTATACCCCTGAAGGCGGCTTTGTCGGCAGGGTCGACTTCCCGTACACGGTCGGAAACGGCGTGACCACGGCGGAGGCGATCGTGACCGTCACCGTTCGTCCTGCGCCGGGGGATCCGGTCGTGCTCGCGTCGTGGGAGACCGGACTGGAGGGGTGGGCTCCAGCGGACTGGCAGACCGATCCCGGTGCGCTCGATGTCGGTCCTACTGGAGCGACGGACGGGAGCGTTGCGCTCCAGGTGACGTCGAACGGCGCTTGGTTCGGGTCACCCGCCGACAGTCCCGTTCTCGACCTATCGACGCGCGCGGCGCTCGAGTTCGACGTCTCGACAGCGGCTGCCGGCACATCCGTCTCGGTGGCCGTCCGCTACGGCGACGCCTGGGCCTGGTGCCAGTCCCCCTGGGAGTGGGTGCCGGAGAACACGACCCAGTCGGTCACCGTTCCGCTCGACGAGTTCGGCTGCGATACCTCCAGCCTCACGGCGGTGCATGACGTGCTGATCTTCTTCAACGCGGGTCAGTTCGCGATCGATCGCCTCACCGTGAAGTAGACCGGGGCGGATGCCGGGGGTCGCCCGAGTCCCGGCATCCGCCTCTTTCTCACCGCACAAGAGCGCACACGCGGGCATAGGGTTTCAAAGGTGTCTACCTCTCGTCTGCCCAACAGTCGCGTGACGATCAGCGACATTGCTTTGCGGGCCGGCGTCTCCATTGGAGCAGTGTCGTTCGCGCTGAACGGGCGCAAGGGCGTGTCGGAGGAGACACGCGAGCGCGTCTTGAAGATCGCGAACGAACTCGGCTGGGCACCAGCC of the Microbacterium invictum genome contains:
- a CDS encoding cellulase family glycosylhydrolase, translated to MTHIPPDRRRRAVAALTTAALAAGLLISATPASAAPPPSPSASQFVKAQGNRLTLGGKPYEFAGTNNYYLGYKSTGMVDAVLDDAAQAGFDVMRTWGFQDFQSPDGSGSVHQNFEGVWYQAWDESTGKPVVNEGADGLQKLDYVIAAARERGIRLIIPFTNNWNAFGGMDQYVRWAGLDEHADFYTDGRIRGWFKDWIATLLNRTNSLTGVKYKDDPTILAWELANEPRCTSAGVYPDGTCDATTITTWADEMSRHVKSIDGKHLLAAGDEGFFCRPESKWSLTQKYGASGYGPGFGEDCAEGVDTVALASLKHIDMMSMHLYPDHWKTSTAWGTGWIAEHGAAAAKIGKPVYLGEFGLVDKATRMPVYDEWLRTIRHSGVDGALYWILSAEQDDGTLYADYDGFTVYCPSPVCTLMSAHAKLAPASLAGAKTLLQTIADNDAITVERDTTAVVDVLANDVSLTLPLRKSTLDLDPAARGRQTSVALPGGSLAITAPGVVTYTPEGGFVGRVDFPYTVGNGVTTAEAIVTVTVRPAPGDPVVLASWETGLEGWAPADWQTDPGALDVGPTGATDGSVALQVTSNGAWFGSPADSPVLDLSTRAALEFDVSTAAAGTSVSVAVRYGDAWAWCQSPWEWVPENTTQSVTVPLDEFGCDTSSLTAVHDVLIFFNAGQFAIDRLTVK